From Carettochelys insculpta isolate YL-2023 chromosome 22, ASM3395843v1, whole genome shotgun sequence, one genomic window encodes:
- the SIX5 gene encoding homeobox protein SIX5 isoform X1: MASFPADPAAPGRGEPRQVGPTSAAAPAPPPPAAASPPRFSAEQVSCVCEALLQAGDPGRLGRFLGSLPAGAGEEAAGESLAKARALLAFQRGDFGELYRLVQSRPFAAPHHPFLQDLYLRARYREAEAARGRALGAVDKYRLRKKFPLPSTIWDGEETVYCFKRRSRAALRDSYGRSRYPSPEQKRRLARDTGLSLTQVSNWFKNRRQRDRSGGGAGTPSKSESDGNPSTEDESSRGPEETELAAGMPAVPDGAVASGNLFLPAPTGACSGASSILLNGNFITTAGPPAVLLNGGSVLQAPGGVLINGLALGDSQTITLSPVAPINGTALGGAKTPPGVESPPAAPARPDVKAEAGEALPSLVFSPVAAEVKTEASQALSEPPPATPDPKGALLPTPAGSVPQVVPSGEETPCPAPAPPLPVASGSQVVPGSQPSQTLPVTSPPPAAAPLLQGSPLLSFPALTSPLPGPAQGQAAPVPTVVHVSAPPLIPISQVSPPSQVVPLSQPAPGAPVLSPPQMVPLSPTQVYSVPQGAPAPQLVSIPPVPQGSQLISLPQVVPTSQVVTLQQGVGPIQILASAAPLKGGAPPAASGTLAPSNVHLINTNVGVTTLQLPSGAPGNFLLTNPVPGGGTILTGMTLQQGKLILTATFPATMLMSPVLSTPASGLALPVKQEAVPPVSTGAPLLAAGVSPRPGNAEGAGASQLFGAEGAATRQPGVLLNFPQEGLVLHSGAAWPGSGGMEIPAAGTEGLFEMEKGAVEVLEGTESSGLLLPAGEGLLLGSTASDPLDPEGLDSDEKVLTQLQSVPVEEPLDL, translated from the exons ATGGCTTCCTTCCCTGCGGATCCCGCCGCGCCCGGCCGGGGCGAGCCGCGCCAAGTTGGGCCAACTTCGGCGGCCGCCCCCGCGCCGCCGCCtcccgccgccgcctccccgccGCGCTTCTCCGCCGAGCAAGTGTCGTGCGTGTGCGAGGCGCTGCTGCAGGCCGGCGACCCCGGCCGGCTCGGCCGCTTCCTGGGCTCGCTGCCGGCCGGGGCGGGCGAGGAGGCGGCGGGCGAGAGCCTGGCCAAGGCGCGGGCGCTGCTGGCCTTCCAGCGCGGCGACTTCGGCGAGCTGTACCGGCTGGTGCAGAGCCGGCCCTTCGCCGCCCCGCACCACCCCTTCCTGCAGGACCTCTACCTGCGCGCCCGCTACCGCGAGGCCGAGGCGGCCCGGGGCCGGGCGCTGGGCGCGGTGGACAAGTACCGGCTGCGCAAGAAGTTCCCGCTGCCCAGCACCATCTGGGACGGCGAGGAGACGGTCTACTGCTTCAAGCGCCGCTCGCGGGCCGCCCTGCGCGACTCCTACGGCCGCAGCCGCTACCCCAGCCCCGAGCAGAAGCGGCGCCTGGCCCGGGACACCGGCCTCTCGCTCACCCAGGTCAGCAACTGGTTCAAGAACCGGCGGCAGCGGGACCGCAGCGGGGGAGGCGCCGGGACCCCCAGCAAGAG CGAGTCAGATGGGAACCCTAGCACGGAGGACGAGTCGAGCCGGGGGccggaggagacggagctggccGCGGGGATGCCCGCTGTGCCGGACGGCGCTGTGGCCTCAGGGAACCTCTTCCTGCCCGCGCCCACGGGGGCCTGCTCAGGGGCCTCGTCCATCCTGCTCAACGGCAACTTCATCACCACCGCCGGCCCGCCGGCCGTGCTGCTGAACGGTGGCTCGGTGCTGCAGGCACCGGGCGGGGTACTCATCAATGGCTTGGCCCTGGGCGACAGCCAGACCATCACTCTCAGCCCCGTGGCGCCCATCAACGGCACCGCCCTGGGGGGGGCCAAGACCCCGCCCGGCGTGGAGTCGCCGCCCGCCGCCCCGGCCAGGCCCGACGTCAAGGCAGAAGCTGGCGAGGCGCTGCCCAGCCTGGTGTTCAGCCCAGTGGCTGCGGAGGTGAAGACGGAGGCGAGCCAGGCCCTGTCCGAGCCGCCCCCGGCCACGCCTGACCCCAAGGGGGCGCTGCTCCCCACGCCAGCCGGctctgtgccccaggtggtgccGTCGGGGGAGGAgactccctgcccagccccggcGCCCCCTCTGCCGGTGGCTTCCGGCTCCCAGGTGGTGCCTGGTTCTCAGCCCAGCCAGACCCTGCCTGTGACGTCGCCTCCTCCGGCTGCTGCCCCgctcctccagggctcccccctgctgTCCTTCCCCGCCCTCACCTCGCCCCTCCCGGGGCCGGCGCAAGGCCAGGCCGCCCCCGTGCCCACCGTGGTCCACGTCTCCGCCCCACCCCTGatccccatctcccaggtctcacCCCCATCCCAAGTGGTGCCCCTGTCCCAGCCGGCCCCGGGGGCCCCAGTGCTGTCGCCTCCCCAGATGGTGCCGCTGTCCCCCACCCAGGTCTACTCGGTGCCCCAGGGGGCCCCCGCCCCGCAGCTGGTGTCCATCCCGCCggtgccccagggctcccagctgatCTCACTTCCGCAAGTGGTGCCCACGTCCCAGGTGGTGAcgctgcagcagggggtgggccCGATCCAGATCCtggccagcgctgcccccctcaagggaggggccCCCCCGGCCGCCAGTGGCACCCTGGCCCCAAGCAACGTGCACCTCATCAACACCAACGTGGGCGTGACCACGCTGCAGCTGCCCTCCGGCGCCCCAG GGAACTTCCTCCTGACGAACCCTGTGCCAGGTGGTGGCACCATCCTTACGGGCATGACACTCCAGCAGGGCAAGCTCATCCTGACCGCCACCTTCCCCGCCACCATGCTGATGTCCCCGGTGCTCTCCACCCCTGCTAGCGGCCTGGCCCTGCCCGTCAAGCAAGAAGCGGTACCGCCGGTGAGCACCGGTGCCCCCCTGCTGGCTGCCGGTGTCTCTCCAAGGCCAGGGAATGCCGAGGGCGCAGGGGCGAGCCAGCTGTTCGGGGCAGAAGGCGCGGCCACCCGCCAACCTGGCGTCCTCTTGAACTTCCCCCAGGAGGGCCTGGTGCTGCACTCAGGGGCGGCGTGGCCTGGCTCGGGGGGCATGGAGATCCCAGCCGCTGGCACCGAGGGGCTCTTTGAGATGGAGAAGGGGGCAGTGGAGGTCCTGGAGGGCACGGAGTCCAGCGGCCTCCTGCTGCCTGCGGGtgaggggctgctgctgggcagcaCAGCCAGTGACCCCCTGGACCCTGAGGGCCTTGACTCGGACGAGAAGGTGCTGACCCAGCTGCAGTCAGTGCCGGTGGAGGAGCCTCTGGACTTGTAA
- the SIX5 gene encoding homeobox protein SIX5 isoform X2, with translation MASFPADPAAPGRGEPRQVGPTSAAAPAPPPPAAASPPRFSAEQVSCVCEALLQAGDPGRLGRFLGSLPAGAGEEAAGESLAKARALLAFQRGDFGELYRLVQSRPFAAPHHPFLQDLYLRARYREAEAARGRALGAVDKYRLRKKFPLPSTIWDGEETVYCFKRRSRAALRDSYGRSRYPSPEQKRRLARDTGLSLTQRVRWEP, from the exons ATGGCTTCCTTCCCTGCGGATCCCGCCGCGCCCGGCCGGGGCGAGCCGCGCCAAGTTGGGCCAACTTCGGCGGCCGCCCCCGCGCCGCCGCCtcccgccgccgcctccccgccGCGCTTCTCCGCCGAGCAAGTGTCGTGCGTGTGCGAGGCGCTGCTGCAGGCCGGCGACCCCGGCCGGCTCGGCCGCTTCCTGGGCTCGCTGCCGGCCGGGGCGGGCGAGGAGGCGGCGGGCGAGAGCCTGGCCAAGGCGCGGGCGCTGCTGGCCTTCCAGCGCGGCGACTTCGGCGAGCTGTACCGGCTGGTGCAGAGCCGGCCCTTCGCCGCCCCGCACCACCCCTTCCTGCAGGACCTCTACCTGCGCGCCCGCTACCGCGAGGCCGAGGCGGCCCGGGGCCGGGCGCTGGGCGCGGTGGACAAGTACCGGCTGCGCAAGAAGTTCCCGCTGCCCAGCACCATCTGGGACGGCGAGGAGACGGTCTACTGCTTCAAGCGCCGCTCGCGGGCCGCCCTGCGCGACTCCTACGGCCGCAGCCGCTACCCCAGCCCCGAGCAGAAGCGGCGCCTGGCCCGGGACACCGGCCTCTCGCTCACCCAG CGAGTCAGATGGGAACCCTAG